A single Pantoea rwandensis DNA region contains:
- a CDS encoding oxygenase MpaB family protein, whose protein sequence is MNLRNRIQQQVFRLNGLALNEFDISQPLGDPGLFGPDHVIWRVHGDFPSMLCGGISALMLQMLHPAALAGVWDHSNFRQDMLGRLRRTSQFIAVTTFGNTQDANILIERVKGIHLRVTGIDNAGQPYAASDPHLLTWVHVAETSRFLAAHLRYKNPQLSLAEQDRYYDEAALIAEALGAEKVPKTVQAVDAYLQAMRPELICDERTLEVMQLLINAPAPSWQAKPAMRVMLKAGMGLLPDWAQQQIQQPISPLTQWRVDKEIAVIAGLLRWSIQRGAYSRAMQRMGR, encoded by the coding sequence ATGAATCTTCGTAACCGCATTCAACAGCAAGTCTTTCGCCTGAATGGCCTCGCACTGAACGAATTCGATATCTCGCAACCGTTGGGCGATCCGGGTCTGTTTGGCCCCGATCACGTGATTTGGCGTGTGCACGGCGATTTTCCTTCGATGCTGTGCGGTGGGATTAGCGCACTCATGCTGCAAATGCTACATCCGGCAGCGCTGGCGGGCGTGTGGGATCACTCTAATTTTCGTCAGGACATGCTGGGCCGTTTACGGCGCACCAGCCAGTTCATCGCTGTCACCACCTTTGGTAACACGCAGGATGCCAACATCCTGATCGAGCGCGTTAAAGGTATCCACCTGCGCGTCACCGGTATTGATAACGCCGGGCAACCTTACGCCGCCAGCGATCCGCATTTACTGACCTGGGTGCACGTGGCGGAAACCAGCCGCTTCCTCGCCGCGCATCTGCGCTATAAAAATCCGCAGCTCTCGCTGGCCGAGCAGGATCGCTATTACGATGAAGCGGCGCTCATCGCCGAAGCGCTGGGCGCGGAAAAGGTACCGAAAACGGTGCAGGCGGTGGACGCTTATCTGCAAGCCATGCGCCCGGAACTGATTTGCGATGAACGCACGCTGGAAGTGATGCAGCTACTAATCAATGCACCGGCTCCAAGCTGGCAGGCGAAACCGGCGATGCGGGTGATGCTAAAAGCCGGGATGGGATTGCTACCGGACTGGGCGCAACAGCAAATTCAGCAGCCGATCAGCCCGTTGACACAGTGGCGCGTGGATAAAGAGATCGCGGTGATTGCCGGTTTGCTGCGCTGGTCAATTCAGCGCGGGGCTTATTCCCGCGCCATGCAACGCATGGGACGCTAA
- the bglX gene encoding beta-glucosidase BglX, producing the protein MKWICSVSLAVSLAIQPAFADDLFGPHPMTEQARDAFVNQLLGKMTLDEKIGQMRLISVGPDTPKEAVRDMIQHGQVGAIFNTVTRPDIRAMQDQVMQLSRLKIPLFFAYDVVHGQRTIFPIPLGLAASWDLDAIGEVGRISAYEAADDGLNMTWAPMVDVTREPRWGRVSEGFGEDTFLSSQMGSAMVKSMQGKSAADRYSIMTSVKHFAAYGAVEGGRDYNTVDMSPQRLFQDYLPPYKASLDAGSGGVMVALNSLNGTPATADGWLLKDLLRGEWKFKGITISDHGAIKELLKHGVASDPQDAVRIALKSGIDMSMSDEYYSKYLPGLVKSGAVTMAEIDDAARHVLNVKYDMGLFNDPYSHLGPKGSDPQDTNAESRLHRAEARDVARKSIVLLKNWHETLPLKKDATVALVGPLADSQRDIMGSWSAAGVAKQSIPLLQGVRNAMAGKGTVLYAKGANITDNKGIQDFLNLYEQAVSVDKRSPQELIDEAVAQAKKADVVVAAVGEAQGMAHEASSRSDLVIPPSQQKLLAALKATGKPLVIVLMNGRPLTVVNEDRIADAMVETWFSGTEGGNAIADVLFGDYNPSGKLPMSFPRSVGQLPIYYNHLPTGRPYNFAKPNKYTSHYYDAVNGPLYPFGYGLSYTTFTVSPVKMSAKTMPRNGSVEASVTVTNTGKRDGATVVQMYLNDPVASISRPVQELRGFKRIMLKAGESQTVSFKIDVDALKFWNQKMQHVAEPGKFNVMIGLDSVRTRDGQFDYL; encoded by the coding sequence ATGAAATGGATTTGCTCTGTTAGCCTCGCTGTTTCCCTTGCCATACAGCCTGCCTTCGCAGATGACCTGTTTGGCCCCCATCCGATGACTGAACAGGCGCGTGACGCCTTTGTTAATCAGCTGCTCGGCAAAATGACCCTTGATGAAAAAATCGGGCAGATGCGCTTGATCAGCGTGGGGCCAGACACGCCAAAAGAGGCGGTTCGCGACATGATCCAGCACGGTCAGGTTGGCGCAATCTTCAATACCGTGACGCGTCCGGATATTCGCGCGATGCAGGATCAGGTGATGCAACTCAGCCGCCTGAAAATTCCATTGTTCTTCGCCTACGACGTGGTGCACGGTCAGCGTACCATTTTCCCGATCCCGCTCGGCCTCGCAGCCAGCTGGGATCTGGATGCGATCGGTGAAGTCGGGCGCATCTCCGCCTATGAAGCCGCCGATGATGGTCTCAATATGACCTGGGCGCCGATGGTGGATGTCACGCGCGAGCCGCGCTGGGGACGTGTGTCTGAAGGCTTCGGAGAAGACACTTTCCTGTCCTCACAAATGGGCAGCGCGATGGTGAAATCCATGCAGGGCAAAAGCGCCGCCGACCGTTATTCGATCATGACCAGCGTGAAGCACTTCGCCGCTTATGGCGCAGTGGAGGGCGGACGTGATTACAACACCGTGGATATGAGCCCACAGCGCCTGTTCCAGGATTATCTGCCACCGTACAAAGCTTCTCTGGATGCGGGCAGCGGCGGCGTGATGGTGGCGCTCAACTCACTGAACGGCACGCCAGCGACGGCGGATGGCTGGTTGCTGAAAGACCTGCTGCGCGGTGAGTGGAAATTTAAAGGCATCACCATCAGCGATCACGGCGCGATCAAAGAGCTGTTGAAACACGGCGTGGCCAGCGATCCGCAGGATGCGGTGCGTATTGCGCTGAAGTCCGGCATCGATATGAGTATGAGCGATGAGTACTACAGCAAATACCTGCCAGGGCTGGTCAAGAGTGGTGCTGTTACCATGGCAGAGATCGACGATGCAGCGCGTCACGTGCTGAACGTCAAATATGATATGGGCTTGTTTAACGATCCCTACAGCCATTTGGGGCCAAAAGGCAGCGATCCGCAGGACACCAATGCCGAGAGCCGTCTGCATCGTGCCGAAGCGCGTGACGTGGCGCGTAAAAGCATTGTGCTGCTGAAAAACTGGCATGAAACCTTACCGCTGAAAAAAGACGCCACAGTGGCGCTCGTGGGGCCATTGGCCGACAGCCAGCGTGACATTATGGGCAGCTGGTCAGCCGCAGGCGTGGCGAAACAGTCGATTCCGCTGCTGCAGGGCGTGCGCAATGCGATGGCGGGCAAAGGCACCGTGCTGTATGCCAAAGGGGCCAACATCACCGATAACAAAGGTATTCAGGACTTCCTCAACCTCTACGAGCAGGCGGTTAGCGTGGATAAACGCTCGCCGCAGGAGTTGATTGATGAAGCCGTTGCCCAGGCGAAGAAAGCGGATGTGGTGGTTGCTGCCGTGGGCGAAGCGCAGGGGATGGCGCATGAGGCCTCCAGCCGCAGTGACCTGGTGATTCCGCCAAGCCAGCAAAAACTGCTGGCGGCGCTGAAAGCGACCGGCAAGCCGTTGGTGATTGTACTGATGAATGGCCGTCCACTGACGGTGGTGAATGAAGATCGTATCGCGGATGCGATGGTAGAGACCTGGTTCAGCGGCACCGAAGGGGGTAATGCGATTGCTGATGTACTGTTTGGCGATTACAACCCATCGGGCAAACTGCCGATGTCCTTCCCGCGCTCCGTGGGCCAGCTGCCGATTTACTACAACCACTTGCCAACCGGGCGTCCGTACAACTTCGCGAAGCCGAACAAGTACACCTCGCATTACTACGATGCGGTGAATGGCCCGCTGTATCCGTTTGGTTACGGTCTGAGCTACACCACTTTCACCGTTTCGCCGGTGAAAATGTCCGCCAAAACCATGCCGCGCAATGGATCCGTTGAAGCGAGCGTCACTGTTACCAACACCGGCAAACGTGATGGTGCCACGGTGGTACAGATGTATCTCAACGATCCGGTGGCCAGCATCAGCCGTCCGGTGCAGGAGTTGCGCGGCTTCAAACGCATCATGCTGAAAGCGGGCGAGTCACAGACCGTAAGCTTTAAGATTGATGTGGATGCACTGAAATTCTGGAATCAAAAAATGCAGCATGTCGCCGAGCCGGGCAAATTCAATGTGATGATTGGCCTGGATTCGGTCCGCACGCGAGACGGGCAGTTTGATTATCTGTAA